A stretch of the Rodentibacter haemolyticus genome encodes the following:
- a CDS encoding RnfH family protein — protein MNQINIQIAYALPERYYLKSFKVDEGTMVQTAILQSGILQQFIDIDLRENKVGIFSRPAKLTDVLKEGDRIEIYRPLLADPKEIRRKRAAEQAAKEKGEKK, from the coding sequence ATGAATCAGATTAATATTCAAATCGCCTACGCTCTACCGGAACGCTATTATTTGAAATCTTTCAAAGTAGATGAAGGCACAATGGTGCAAACGGCAATTCTACAATCGGGCATTTTGCAACAATTTATAGACATTGATCTGCGGGAAAATAAGGTGGGGATCTTCAGCCGTCCGGCAAAATTAACCGATGTATTAAAAGAGGGCGATCGCATTGAAATTTATCGTCCGTTACTGGCTGATCCGAAAGAAATTCGCCGTAAGCGTGCGGCAGAACAAGCCGCCAAAGAAAAAGGAGAGAAAAAATGA